One Prunus dulcis chromosome 7, ALMONDv2, whole genome shotgun sequence DNA segment encodes these proteins:
- the LOC117633665 gene encoding fructose-bisphosphate aldolase, cytoplasmic isozyme produces MSAFKGKYHDELIANATYIGTPGKGILAADESTGTIGKRLSSINVENSETNRRALRELLFTTPGALQYLSGVILFEETLYQKTAAGKPFVDVLREGGVLPGIKVDKGTVELAGTNGETTTQGLDGLGERCKKYYEAGARFAKWRAVLNIGPNEPSQLSINENANGLARYAIICQENGLVPIVEPEILVDGSHDIHKCAEVTERVLAACYKALNDHHVLLEGTLLKPNMVTPGSDSPKVAPEVIAEHTVRSLQRTMPVAVPAVVFLSGGQSEEEATLNLNAMNKLKGKKPWTLSFSFGRALQQSTLKAWAGKEENIKAAQEAFLTRAKANSEATLGTYKGDAKLGEGAAESLHVKDYKY; encoded by the exons ATGAGCTCATTGCTAATGCTACCTACATTGGCACCCCTGGAAAGGGTATCCTTGCTGCTGATGAGTCAACTGGCACAATTGGCAAGCGTCTTTCAAGCATTAATGTTGAGAATAGTGAGACGAACAGACGCGCTCTCCGTGAGTTGCTCTTCACCACCCCCGGTGCCCTCCAATACCTCAGTGGTGTGATTCTCTTTGAGGAAACCCTCTACCAAAAGACAGCCGCTG GTAAGCCATTTGTTGACGTTTTGAGGGAAGGCGGTGTTCTCCCTGGCATCAAGGTTGACAAGGGCACTGTTGAGCTTGCTGGTACCAATGGTGAGACCACAACCCAGGGTCTGGATGGCCTTGGAGAGCGTTGCAAAAAGTACTATGAAGCTGGTGCTCGGTTTGCAAAATGGCGCGCTGTGCTCAATATTGGCCCCAATGAGCCATCTCAGCTCTCAATCAATGAGAATGCCAATGGGTTGGCCCGATATGCTATCATCTGCCAGGAGAATGGCCTGGTCCCCATTGTTGAGCCAGAGATCCTGGTTGATGGATCCCATGACATTCACAAGTGTGCTGAGGTGACCGAACGTGTTCTTGCTGCATGCTACAAAGCTCTTAACGACCACCATGTTCTGCTTGAAGGAACTCTCTTGAAGCCTAACATGGTGACTCCGGGATCTGATTCACCAAAGGTTGCACCAGAGGTGATTGCTGAGCACACAGTCCGTTCCTTGCAGCGCACCATGCCTGTGGCTGTTCCTGCCGTGGTTTTCTTGTCCGGTGGGCAGAGTGAGGAGGAGGCTACCCTCAACCTCAATGCCATGAACAAATTGAAGGGGAAGAAACCATGGACTCTATCCTTCTCTTTCGGACGGGCTCTTCAGCAAAGCACCCTCAAGGCTTGGGCAGGAAAGGAGGAAAATATTAAGGCGGCACAGGAGGCTTTCCTCACCAGGGCAAAGGCCAACTCGGAAGCCACATTGGGAACCTACAAGGGTGATGCCAAGCTTGGTGAGGGTGCTGCAGAGAGCCTTCATGTCAAGGACTATAAGTATTGA